CGTGTTCGGGAGTATGTGACGGACCACGATCCGCGGCATCGAGACGCCGAGGGCACGGGCCCCGACGACGAAGTCCCGCTCGCGGAGGCTGAGGACGTCACCGCGGATCACCCGGCAGTAGTGGATCCACCGGTTCAGGCAGATGACGGCGATCAGGATCAGGAGCCCCTGGCCGAAGAGCGCCATGACCACCAGCGCCAGGAGCACGAACGGGATCGTGAGGAACAGCTCGACCACCTTCATGATGACGAGGTCGACGTAGGACCCGAAGTATCCGGCCACCAGCCCGAGAAGGGTCCCGATGAGCCCCGAGATGATCACGGCCGTCAGTCCCACCATTACGGAGATGCGCGCGCCGTACACGATGCGGCTCAGAATATCGCGCCCCAGATGATCCGTCCCCAGCAGGTTCGCCGGGCTCCCGCCCGCCATCCACGCGGGAGCCTTCAGCCGGCGGAAGAGGT
This portion of the Candidatus Rokuibacteriota bacterium genome encodes:
- a CDS encoding ABC transporter permease, producing MTDVDARLLGRSEVAATSQPEPVTRLRIAWYLRPGALRCLVGGSLVAAVVLVALLAPFLAPTAPEAQDLFRRLKAPAWMAGGSPANLLGTDHLGRDILSRIVYGARISVMVGLTAVIISGLIGTLLGLVAGYFGSYVDLVIMKVVELFLTIPFVLLALVVMALFGQGLLILIAVICLNRWIHYCRVIRGDVLSLRERDFVVGARALGVSMPRIVVRHILPNTVASLSVVATFSLATILLIEASLSFLGLGVPPTIPTWGSMLNEARAYMFPSWWTSIFPGLAIMVTVLGVNLLGDGVRDAFDPRLRGAR